A section of the Paralichthys olivaceus isolate ysfri-2021 chromosome 16, ASM2471397v2, whole genome shotgun sequence genome encodes:
- the LOC109641191 gene encoding ATP-sensitive inward rectifier potassium channel 10 isoform X2 translates to MEMEYIRLESSSPQKVCHSQTQTDVLKPLLGGISNAGGTLRKRRRVLSKDGRSNVRIEHISGRNALYMRDLWTTFLDMQWRYKLFVFTATFAGTWFLFGVLWYLVALVHGDLLEFDPPSNHTPCVMQMQTLTGAFLFSLESQTTIGYGFRCITEECPAAVILLIVQLVITMLMEIFITGTFLAKVARPKKRGETVKFSQHAVVSTHEGRPCLMIRVANMRKSLLLGCQVSGKLLQTSLTKEGETVRLDQRNVPFQVDTSSDSPFLILPLTFYHIIDDSSPLRAWAAKGGGWTDPELADFELLVIMSATVEPTSATCQVRTSYLPDEILWGYEFPPVVSLSPTGKYVADFAFFDKVAKTKTTPVFKPSSPQHGYQSNGGDGTVPELSDPEKIRLEQSYRERGEDRGRVRDTPLSVRISNV, encoded by the exons atggagatggaATACATCCGACTGGAGAG CTCCTCCCCTCAGAAGGTGTGCCACTcccagacacagacagatgttttgAAACCTTTGCTGGGCGGCATTTCCAATGCGGGCGGGactctgaggaagaggaggcgtgTTCTGTCGAAGGATGGACGCAGCAACGTGCGTATCGAGCACATCAGTGGGCGGAATGCTCTGTACATGCGTGACCTCTGGACGACGTTCCTGGACATGCAGTGGCGCTACAAGCTCTTCGTGTTCACGGCGACGTTTGCAGGGACCTGGTTCCTGTTCGGGGTGCTGTGGTACCTGGTGGCACTGGTGCATGGAGACCTGctgg AGTTCGACCCTCCGTCGAACCACACACCCTGCGTGATGCAGATGCAGACCCTGACGGGGgccttcctcttctccctggAATCCCAGACAACCATTGGGTATGGATTCCGCTGCATCACTGAGGAATGCCCAGCGGCTGTCATCCTCCTCATTGTCCAGCTGGTCATCACCATGCTGATGGAGATCTTCATCACCGGAACCTTCCTGGCCAAG GTTGCTCGACCAAAAAAGCGAGGAGAGACAGTAAAGTTTAGCCAACATGCTGTGGTGTCCACGCATGAAGGTCGACCCTGCCTGATGATCCGAGTGGCCAACATGCGCAAGAGCCTCCTGCTTGGGTGTCAG GTGAGTGGAAAACTGCTCCAGACGTCTCTGACCAAGGAGGGCGAGACGGTACGTCTGGACCAGAGGAACGTCCCCTTCCAAGTGGACACATCCAGTGACAGCCCCTTCCTCATCCTGCCCCTGACCTTCTACCACATCATCGATGACAGCAGCCCCCTGCGAGCCTGGGCAGCCAAGG GTGGGGGCTGGACAGATCCAGAACTGGCTGACTTTGAGCTGCTGGTGATCATGAGCGCCACGGTGGAGCCGACCTCTGCCACTTGCCAGGTTCGCACCTCCTACCTGCCCGACGAGATCCTCTGGGGTTATGAGTTCCCCCCCGTAGTCTCCCTTTCTCCAACAGGTAAATACGTAGCTGACTTTGCCTTCTTCGACAAAGTAGCCAAGACTAAGACCACGCCCGTCTTCAAACCATCCAGCCCCCAGCACGGGTACCAGAGCAACGGGGGCGACGGGACTGTGCCGGAGTTGTCCGATCCAGAGAAGATCCGTCTGGAGCAGAGCTACAGGGAGCGAGGGGAGGACCGAGGCCGGGTCAGAGACACTCCTCTCAGTGTTCGCATCAGCAATGTGTGA
- the LOC109641191 gene encoding ATP-sensitive inward rectifier potassium channel 10 isoform X1: MTSATPPSSRSSSPQKVCHSQTQTDVLKPLLGGISNAGGTLRKRRRVLSKDGRSNVRIEHISGRNALYMRDLWTTFLDMQWRYKLFVFTATFAGTWFLFGVLWYLVALVHGDLLEFDPPSNHTPCVMQMQTLTGAFLFSLESQTTIGYGFRCITEECPAAVILLIVQLVITMLMEIFITGTFLAKVARPKKRGETVKFSQHAVVSTHEGRPCLMIRVANMRKSLLLGCQVSGKLLQTSLTKEGETVRLDQRNVPFQVDTSSDSPFLILPLTFYHIIDDSSPLRAWAAKGGGWTDPELADFELLVIMSATVEPTSATCQVRTSYLPDEILWGYEFPPVVSLSPTGKYVADFAFFDKVAKTKTTPVFKPSSPQHGYQSNGGDGTVPELSDPEKIRLEQSYRERGEDRGRVRDTPLSVRISNV; encoded by the exons ATGACATCTGccacacctccctcctctcgtAGCTCCTCCCCTCAGAAGGTGTGCCACTcccagacacagacagatgttttgAAACCTTTGCTGGGCGGCATTTCCAATGCGGGCGGGactctgaggaagaggaggcgtgTTCTGTCGAAGGATGGACGCAGCAACGTGCGTATCGAGCACATCAGTGGGCGGAATGCTCTGTACATGCGTGACCTCTGGACGACGTTCCTGGACATGCAGTGGCGCTACAAGCTCTTCGTGTTCACGGCGACGTTTGCAGGGACCTGGTTCCTGTTCGGGGTGCTGTGGTACCTGGTGGCACTGGTGCATGGAGACCTGctgg AGTTCGACCCTCCGTCGAACCACACACCCTGCGTGATGCAGATGCAGACCCTGACGGGGgccttcctcttctccctggAATCCCAGACAACCATTGGGTATGGATTCCGCTGCATCACTGAGGAATGCCCAGCGGCTGTCATCCTCCTCATTGTCCAGCTGGTCATCACCATGCTGATGGAGATCTTCATCACCGGAACCTTCCTGGCCAAG GTTGCTCGACCAAAAAAGCGAGGAGAGACAGTAAAGTTTAGCCAACATGCTGTGGTGTCCACGCATGAAGGTCGACCCTGCCTGATGATCCGAGTGGCCAACATGCGCAAGAGCCTCCTGCTTGGGTGTCAG GTGAGTGGAAAACTGCTCCAGACGTCTCTGACCAAGGAGGGCGAGACGGTACGTCTGGACCAGAGGAACGTCCCCTTCCAAGTGGACACATCCAGTGACAGCCCCTTCCTCATCCTGCCCCTGACCTTCTACCACATCATCGATGACAGCAGCCCCCTGCGAGCCTGGGCAGCCAAGG GTGGGGGCTGGACAGATCCAGAACTGGCTGACTTTGAGCTGCTGGTGATCATGAGCGCCACGGTGGAGCCGACCTCTGCCACTTGCCAGGTTCGCACCTCCTACCTGCCCGACGAGATCCTCTGGGGTTATGAGTTCCCCCCCGTAGTCTCCCTTTCTCCAACAGGTAAATACGTAGCTGACTTTGCCTTCTTCGACAAAGTAGCCAAGACTAAGACCACGCCCGTCTTCAAACCATCCAGCCCCCAGCACGGGTACCAGAGCAACGGGGGCGACGGGACTGTGCCGGAGTTGTCCGATCCAGAGAAGATCCGTCTGGAGCAGAGCTACAGGGAGCGAGGGGAGGACCGAGGCCGGGTCAGAGACACTCCTCTCAGTGTTCGCATCAGCAATGTGTGA
- the LOC109641194 gene encoding SLAM family member 5-like isoform X1, with the protein MRAIVLLFAFSLLSSYDAEDSDIVTPVFVQTGKDLLLDVMAPVHRFDRDLFQWRYNEKENIIRLFSDNTTIIPDPYQGRVEFFRQNYSLLLKNVTQADSGDYRAGVQGNKDVSVGKYKVTVQDPVSPVHGNVSVSRSSDSCNLTVTCSTKDSHHISSTFRCDNKTCSQDEGGDRSKVTTSGASLRVYLSNGSSVICNHSNQVSSAEDIIKIECDSFSDCVTKPPSPVVIAVIITVTVVVSVVVVIVAIAKVVQHRKKRKIAEQSMDMKNTVYESVQVNTMSQHLDQTPPDEASAPSQPSIYSLVESQHMTLPESHYAQEHLEQLRPRYNCEYISYLIVKDT; encoded by the exons ATGCGTGCCATCGTTcttctctttgctttttctctgcTGAGCTCATATGATGCTGAAG ACTCCGACATCGTGACTCCTGTATTTGTGCAGACGGGGAAGGATCTGCTTCTAGACGTCATGGCTCCTGTTCACAGATTTGATAGAGATCTATTTCAATGGAGatataatgaaaaagaaaacataattagATTGTTTTCTGATAACACAACAATTATACCTGACCCCTATCAGGGAAGGGTCGAGTTTTTTCGCCAAAATTACTCTTTGCTCTTGAAGAACGTAACACAAGCCGACAGTGGAGATTACAGGGCAGGTGTTCAAGGGAATAAGGACGTATCTGTGGGTAAATACAAAGTCACAGTTCAAG ATCCAGTGTCTCCGGTTCATGGGAACGTGTCTGTGTCCCGGAGCTCCGACTCCTGTAACCTCACAGTGACCTGCAGCACAAAGGACTCCCATCACATCAGCAGCACTTTTAGATGTGACAACAAAACCTGCAGCCAGGACGAGGGAGGAGACAGGTCCAAGGTCACGACCTCGGGCGCCTCCCTCCGTGTCTACCTGTCCAATGGCTCCTCAGTTATCTGTAACCATAGTAACCAGGTCAGCTCGGCCGAGGACATAATAAAGATTGAGTGTGATTCTTTCTCAGATTGTG TCACTAAACCACCAAGTCCTGTTGTTATTGctgtcatcatcactgtcactgttgttgTCAGTGTTGTTGTGGTGATAGTTGCCATAGCAAAAGTTGTTCAACAtcgaaaaaaaagaaaaa TTGCAGAGCAAAGCATGgacatgaaaaacacagtgtaCGAAAGTGTTCAG GTTAATACCATGAGCCAACATCTGGATCAGACTCCACCTGATGAAGCTTCAGCTCCTTCTCAACCCTCCATCTACAGCTTGGTGGAGTCTCAACACATGACTCTGCCTGAGAGCCATTATGCACAG GAGCATCTGGAACAGCTCCGCCCACGTTACAACTGTGAATACATTTCTTATCTAATTGTCAAAGACACCTGA
- the LOC109641194 gene encoding uncharacterized protein isoform X2 gives MRAIVLLFAFSLLSSYDAEDPVSPVHGNVSVSRSSDSCNLTVTCSTKDSHHISSTFRCDNKTCSQDEGGDRSKVTTSGASLRVYLSNGSSVICNHSNQVSSAEDIIKIECDSFSDCVTKPPSPVVIAVIITVTVVVSVVVVIVAIAKVVQHRKKRKIAEQSMDMKNTVYESVQVVWLLYMTSDPSLIVVLLLAASPAT, from the exons ATGCGTGCCATCGTTcttctctttgctttttctctgcTGAGCTCATATGATGCTGAAG ATCCAGTGTCTCCGGTTCATGGGAACGTGTCTGTGTCCCGGAGCTCCGACTCCTGTAACCTCACAGTGACCTGCAGCACAAAGGACTCCCATCACATCAGCAGCACTTTTAGATGTGACAACAAAACCTGCAGCCAGGACGAGGGAGGAGACAGGTCCAAGGTCACGACCTCGGGCGCCTCCCTCCGTGTCTACCTGTCCAATGGCTCCTCAGTTATCTGTAACCATAGTAACCAGGTCAGCTCGGCCGAGGACATAATAAAGATTGAGTGTGATTCTTTCTCAGATTGTG TCACTAAACCACCAAGTCCTGTTGTTATTGctgtcatcatcactgtcactgttgttgTCAGTGTTGTTGTGGTGATAGTTGCCATAGCAAAAGTTGTTCAACAtcgaaaaaaaagaaaaa TTGCAGAGCAAAGCATGgacatgaaaaacacagtgtaCGAAAGTGTTCAG GTGGTCTGGTTACTGtacatgacctctgacccctcgcTGATCGTGGTCCTGCTGCTTGCTGCCTCACCTGCCACGTGA